The genomic interval CCATACATCCCGCCGATCCGGTCGCAGGTCTCCACAAAATCGCCTGCCAGCAGACGAATCTTTTCCTGTATTTTCTGTGCAGTGGTTTCGGCATCGCCGGTACGGCAGTCCAGCAGGCTGATACCCATGGTCACGGCGCGCACATCCAGATGTTCTTTCTGGATCATGTCGACGGTTTTAAGAATCTGGTCAGAGCGGATCATTTCAGTTTTTCCATTTCAAATTTCAGGTTGTTCAGATTTCGTTGGTGGCACGGAAGATATCGTTGTGCTGCAGAACCAGATTCAGGCCGCTGGCCTTTCCGAAGTCGGAAAGCTCAGTCCTGAAAGTCTCCAGCTTCCGGATATCCGGAAATTCCAATTGAAGCATCATGGTGTACTGATCGCCGTCAACATAGGAGGCAAGATCAAGGATGTTGACCCCGCGATCGTAACAGAAACGCGAAACCTGGGCCACAAGTCCAACGCGGTCTTTCGCCACAGCCGACAGAATATAGGTCTGCTCCGAACGATCGACTTCATCAAGCATTCCCTCCACCTGTTCAACGGAAACATGAGAGGTTTTTCCGGTTGCAAGCGCTTTCTGCACCTGCTCTACCGTCACTTCAACCGGGAAATCGACCACCAGGATCATTGTGAAGTAGCCGCAAAGCACTGATTCCCGGAGGTCCGCCAGATTGCCGCCAAGCGAGCTGATTCCCTCCGTCACCTCGGCCACAATGCCCGGCCGGTCACGGTCCATTACTGATATTACCAAATTGTTTCTGTTCGCCATTTCTACCTTTCCAGTGATTGGACAAACACTATCGCTCTTTTTCCATCTATTGGAATTAAAAAAAAGACCTCTTTAGGGAAAGCGGTTTTTCTGGATTGCGTTTCGACGGTGATGACATAGCATTACGCTATGTTTTCCCGTCGATCCATGTTAAGCGCATTGCGGATACTCCTTGTACTTCCGGGCACGAAACTGATGGCGGAGGCAAACCCACCGACCGTATGCGAAGTCTGCGGAGAGCCGTTGCCCGGACGTTACTGGAATTATGAGGGCCACGCCTGCTGTTCCCAGCAGTGTGTCGATGTACTTCGTCCGAAATGCGCAAAATGCGGGCGACCGATCAGCGGCCAGTATATTGAGGCGGACGGAAAGATCTACTGCTCGCAGAAGTGTTTCAACAGCACCCTGCCGCGTTGCGAAATCTGCGGGGTGCATATCGAGTCGGGATACAGTATTACCCGGCACAACTATTGCGACGAATGCCTGAAAAACAGCCCGACCTGCTTTTCCTGCGGTCTGCCGGCAAAAAATCCGACCGAGCTCAGCGACGGACGTATTGTGTGCAGTATCTGCCGGAGCGCATCGGCGGACACGATCGACGTCGCACTGAAGCATTACGACCTCGCCCGTCGGGAACTGGAAAGCTGGTGCGGGTTACAGATGCAGACCGTTCCACAGCTTAAACTGGTGGATCGCGACGATATGGGAGAACTGTCCGGCACCCTTCGCAAAACGGATGAACCGGTGACCATCCGCGGGCTATACAGCCGGCAGACCATGCTGGTTAAACGCGGCCTGTTCGGCAGCTGGCGCAAAGATGAAGGGCAGTCGAACGAATCCATCTATATTCTGGACCATCTCCATGAGGAAGTTTTCCGTGTTGCCGCCATACACGAACTGATGCACGACCTGGTACATGAACATTTTCCAAAGCTCGAAAATGCTCCGCTGTGGGTTCACGAAGGGATCTCTCAGTTTGCCGCCGCGGAATACTGCCGGAAGCGGAACTATCTGGATGCCCTCGATACCATTGAAACCAGTAAAGACCCGGACTATGGCGACGGGTATCGCTATTTCAACGCACTGGCCGGATCCGGGGGCTGGCCCGCTCTCCGGCACTGGATTGAAAAAGTAGAGGTTTCCGGACTTCCCCCTCAGGCTCCGCTTCCCGCAGCACAATGATTATTCCGGCTCGTTCACATGAGTCCGTTCATGTGAAATATGCAGTGCTATGAGCCGGGCCACAATGACCGCCAGAAAAACCTGACCGATAACCGCCTCCATCATCGCATAGGACTGTGCAAGCGGCGTCTGTGGCGTAATATCGCCGTAGCCGAGCGTGGTCAGGGTGGTAAAACTGAAATAAACCGCCCAGAAACTGTTTACAGAACTATACGACAACCAGGCTTCAGGCACATTGAATGACACCGGATTATGGATAAAAAATCCGGTGTACACAAAGGACCAGATTACCCCCATCAGAAAGTAGGCGGAGACAGCCCCGTAAATTTTATCCCCGGTGACCGCATCATTCATCAGGACAAACCGCATGATGCTGAAGAAGACGAGCACAAAATAAATCACCTTGAACCCGACAACGGCCAGCAGAAATCCGTTGGTCTCGCCCGTATTTACCAGCTCAACGCCGCTCAGCACCATATTGACGAGCGTCAGCAGTGTCATACCCACAAAAAACTTCCGCGTATTGG from Verrucomicrobia bacterium S94 carries:
- a CDS encoding ACT domain-containing protein; this translates as MANRNNLVISVMDRDRPGIVAEVTEGISSLGGNLADLRESVLCGYFTMILVVDFPVEVTVEQVQKALATGKTSHVSVEQVEGMLDEVDRSEQTYILSAVAKDRVGLVAQVSRFCYDRGVNILDLASYVDGDQYTMMLQLEFPDIRKLETFRTELSDFGKASGLNLVLQHNDIFRATNEI
- a CDS encoding two pore domain potassium channel family protein, encoding MMHTRPVLEAFLKGRFSLFLSTMVAMFFIMPLAGDNRVLVDQVLGWLGIVVLLSCLRAVSNTRKFFVGMTLLTLVNMVLSGVELVNTGETNGFLLAVVGFKVIYFVLVFFSIMRFVLMNDAVTGDKIYGAVSAYFLMGVIWSFVYTGFFIHNPVSFNVPEAWLSYSSVNSFWAVYFSFTTLTTLGYGDITPQTPLAQSYAMMEAVIGQVFLAVIVARLIALHISHERTHVNEPE